The proteins below are encoded in one region of Apium graveolens cultivar Ventura chromosome 4, ASM990537v1, whole genome shotgun sequence:
- the LOC141716925 gene encoding nitrate reductase [NADH] 2-like has protein sequence MAASFENPEIYGLDIQQHEMSVTNVEHYSSDEDDYHTDYKDIINKGMSELEPSVDDLRDEGTSDYWIERNSSMVRLTGKHPFNCEAPLSRLMHHGFITPVPLHYVRNHGPVPKASWDDWTLEISGLVKRPSCFTMKQLVSDFPSREFPVSLVCAGNRRKEHNMLKQTIGFNWGAAGISTSVWKGVPLHYLLKHCGIYSRKNGALNVCFEGAEDLPGGGGSKYGTSIKKEFAMDEARDIILAYMQNGQVLCPDHGFPVRVIIPGFIGGRMVKWLKRIVVTTKESDNYYHYKDNRVLPSHVDAELANSQAWWYKPEHIINELNINSVITTPCHDEILPINSYTTQRTYTLKGYAYSGGGKKVTRIEVTMDGGESWEVAKLDHQEKPNRFGKYWCWCFWSLEAEVLDFLAAKEIAVRAWDETLNTQPEKLIWNVMVMMNNCWFRVKTNVCKPYKGEIGIVFEHPTQPGNQSGGWMTKEKQLVKPTETLKRSVSSPFMNTTSKVFSMSEVRKHRSAESAWIIVHGQVYDCTRFLKDHPGGADSILINAGTDCTEEFEAIHSNKAKKMLEDYRIGELLTNGYTSDSPNTSLHGGTNMILASIKELTPVPKNVALVPREKIPCTLISKTSISHDVRVFRFGLSLEDQVLGLPVGKHIFLCATINDKLCMRAYTPTSTIDEVGYFELVVKIYFKGVVSRFPDGGLMSQYLDSIPLGEILDVKGPIGHIEYTGKGNFIASGKCKFGKKLAMLAGGTGITPIYQVMQAILKDPEDDTEMYVVYANRTEDDILLKNELDAWAEKYNDKVHVWYVVEQINEGWKYSAAFISETILREHIPAATDDVLALACGPPPMIQYAVNPNLEKMGYDIKDSLLVF, from the exons ATGGCTGCCTCGTTTGAAAACCCTGAGATTTACGGGCTTGACATTCAACAACATGAAATGAGCGTCACCAATGTGGAGCATTACTCTAGTGATGAAGACGACTACCACACCGATTACAAAGACATTATAAATAAAGGCATGTCCGAGTTAGAGCCGTCAGTTGATGATTTACGGGATGAAGGCACATCCGATTACTGGATTGAACGCAACTCATCCATGGTCCGTCTCACCGGTAAACATCCATTTAATTGTGAGGCGCCTTTGTCACGCCTCATGCACCACGGCTTTATTACTCCCGTGCCACTTCACTATGTGCGCAACCACGGTCCAGTACCCAAAGCTAGTTGGGATGACTGGACCCTGGAAATATCCGGATTAGTGAAGCGGCCTAGTTGTTTTACAATGAAACAACTTGTTAGTGATTTCCCTAGTAGGGAATTTCCAGTGTCTTTGGTTTGTGCTGGAAATCGTAGAAAAGAACACAACATGTTGAAACAAACAATCGGTTTCAACTGGGGTGCTGCGGGCATTTCCACGTCTGTGTGGAAGGGTGTACCCCTCCACTACTTGTTGAAGCATTGTGGTATTTATAGCCGGAAAAATGGTGCGCTAAACGTTTGTTTTGAGGGCGCCGAAGATCTGCCAGGCGGTGGGGGGTCCAAATACGGGACAAGTATTAAAAAGGAGTTTGCAATGGATGAAGCACGAGACATCATCTTGGCTTACATGCAAAATGGCCAAGTTTTGTGTCCCGACCACGGCTTCCCAGTTCGAGTTATAATTCCTGGTTTTATTGGTGGCCGAATGGTGAAATGGTTGAAGCGGATAGTGGTAACAActaaagaatcggataattattATCATTATAAGGATAATAGGGTTCTTCCTTCCCACGTCGATGCTGAGCTGGCAAATTCTCAAG CTTGGTGGTATAAGCCAGAGCACATCATTAATGAGCTCAACATAAACTCAGTCATTACGACTCCGTGTCACGATGAAATTCTGCCTATAAATTCATATACAACACAGAGAACCTACACTTTGAAGGGTTATGCTTATTCGG GAGGGGGTAAAAAAGTGACACGCATTGAGGTGACCATGGACGGGGGAGAGAGCTGGGAAGTTGCAAAATTAGATCACCAAGAAAAGCCAAATAGGTTTGGCAAATACTGGTGCTGGTGTTTCTGGTCTTTGGAGGCGGAGGTTCTAGACTTTCTAGCTGCTAAAGAGATAGCAGTTCGGGCTTGGGATGAAACCCTCAACACTCAGCCAGAGAAGCTCATTTGGAATGTTATG GTCATGATGAACAACTGTTGGTTTCGAGTGAAGACCAATGTGTGCAAACCATACAAGGGGGAGATTGGCATTGTTTTTGAACATCCAACTCAACCAGGGAACCAGTCTGGGGGGTGGATGACAAAGGAGAAACAACTTGTAAAACCTACAGAAACGTTAAAGAGGAGTGTCTCATCGCCTTTTATGAACACCACGTCCAAGGTTTTCTCAATGTCCGAGGTTAGAAAACACAGGTCAGCTGAGTCGGCATGGATCATTGTCCATGGCCAAGTTTATGACTGCACTCGTTTCCTCAAGGATCACCCTGGCGGCGCTGACAGCATCCTCATTAATGCTGGTACTGATTGCACGGAGGAATTTGAAGCCATTCACTCAAACAAGGCAAAGAAGATGTTGGAAGACTATCGAATAGGAGAGTTGTTAACCAACGGTTACACATCAGATTCCCCTAATACTTCTCTCCATGGTGGAACAAACATGATATTGGCATCAATTAAGGAACTTACTCCTGTACCTAAAAATGTCGCACTTGTTCCGAGGGAGAAAATCCCCTGCACTCTTATTTCCAAGACTTCAATTTCGCATGATGTTAGAGTATTCCGGTTTGGGTTGTCTTTGGAAGATCAGGTGCTGGGATTACCAGTTGGTAAGCACATATTTCTATGTGCTACAATTAATGACAAACTCTGCATGCGAGCTTACACCCCAACCAGCACTATAGATGAAGTTGGCTATTTTGAGCTTGTGGTCAAAATATATTTCAAAGGCGTAGTATCCAGATTCCCTGATGGTGGACTAATGTCACAATACTTGGATTCAATTCCGCTGGGGGAAATTTTAGACGTGAAGGGTCCAATAGGTCATATAGAGTACACTGGCAAGGGAAACTTTATAGCCAGTGGCAAGTGCAAGTTTGGGAAAAAACTTGCCATGCTTGCTGGAGGGACTGGCATCACGCCTATATACCAAGTAATGCAAGCAATATTGAAGGATCCAGAGGATGATACTGAGATGTATGTTGTGTATGCAAATCGCACTGAAGATGATATACTGTTAAAGAATGAGCTTGATGCTTGGGCTGAGAAATACAATGATAAGGTACATGTTTGGTATGTTGTGGAGCAAATAAACGAAGGATGGAAATATAGTGCCGCTTTTATATCAGAGACTATCTTAAGAGAGCATATTCCTGCCGCTACTGATGATGTTCTGGCACTGGCTTGTGGTCCTCCTCCAATGATTCAATATGCGGTAAACCCCAACTTGGAGAAGATGGGATATGATATAAAGGATTCTTTGCTAGTGTTCTGA